The nucleotide window ATACGTTAGTCTCCGTTATCCCTGCAGATGTGAATGATACGTTGATGGTAAAAACCGAGGATAATAGCATCCATGCGATTCCGGCATCCGGGGTTCGCCATTATGACCGTTATCAGACGGGGAGCTACGTGATCGATACGGATGCGTCCGGAATCGTTCGCAATGTGTGGGCATACATCGATCACGAACGGCCAACAGAATGAAAAGGAGTCTACGATTATGAAAGGCGGCACCCATCTCGTTGGCGCTCTAGCGGCTGCGGCGGCTTATGATATCCTCGCCCCCGAAACGCTCCCGTCTATTGAAGGGGGATGGGACGCTGCTGTTTTTTTTAGCGCCTCTCTCTTGGGGGGGCTACTTCCTGATATCTGCCATCCACAATCGAAAATAGGAAGACGTGCCTCTTTTTTTTCATGGTTGATAAAACGAATCTTCGGACACCGCACCTTTACTCATAGCTTAATATTCCTTGTCCTCATCGCTGTACTCACAGGCATGATCCCGGGCACAATCGGAGTGATGATCCAATACGGGACCTTTATCGGGATGGCAAGCCATTACCTCCTCGATATGCTAACGTCCCGGGGCATTCAGCTTTTTTATCCCATTGATGTAACGATACGTTTCCCGTTTCATACCCGAACCGGTTCTTGGCTCGGGGAGGGAAGTGTAAACGTTCTCTGCATCGCTTGGGTCACGTATTATGGGATGTTGATGCT belongs to Salicibibacter cibi and includes:
- a CDS encoding metal-dependent hydrolase, which codes for MKGGTHLVGALAAAAAYDILAPETLPSIEGGWDAAVFFSASLLGGLLPDICHPQSKIGRRASFFSWLIKRIFGHRTFTHSLIFLVLIAVLTGMIPGTIGVMIQYGTFIGMASHYLLDMLTSRGIQLFYPIDVTIRFPFHTRTGSWLGEGSVNVLCIAWVTYYGMLMLGI